One region of Oryza sativa Japonica Group chromosome 10, ASM3414082v1 genomic DNA includes:
- the LOC4348503 gene encoding tryptamine hydroxycinnamoyltransferase 1 has translation MAAVTVEITRSEVLRPSPASAGGGEMVPLTVFDRAATDGYIPTMFAWDAAAAAALSNDAIKDGLAAVLSRFPHLAGRFAVDERGRKCFRLNNAGARVLEASAAGDLADALAHDVAAHVNQLYPQADKDRVDEPLLQVQLTRYTCGGLVIGAVSHHQVADGQSMSVFFTEWAAAVRTAGAALPTPFLDRSAVAAPRIPPAPAFDHRNVEFRGEGSRSHSYGALPLERMRNLAVHFPPEFVAGLKARVGGARCSTFQCLLAHAWKKITAARDLSPKEYTQVRVAVNCRGRAGPAVPTDYFGNMVLWAFPRMQVRDLLSASYAAVVGVIRDAVARVDERYIQSFVDFGEVAAGDELAPTAAEPGTAFCPDLEVDSWIGFRFHDLDFGGGPPCAFLPPDVPIDGLLIFVPSCAAKGGVEMFMALDDQHVEALRQICYSMD, from the exons atggctgcAGTGACGGTGGAGATCACGCGGAGCGAGGTGCTcaggccgtcgccggcgtcggccggcggcggcgagatggtcCCGCTCACCGTCTTCGACCGCGCCGCCACGGACGGCTACATCCCGACCATGTTCGCCtgggacgccgcggcggcggcggcgctgtccaACGACGCCATCAAGGACGGCCTGGCCGCCGTGCTGTCCCGGTTCCCGCACCTCGCCGGCAGGTTCGCCGTCGACGAGCGCGGCCGGAAGTGCTTCCGGCTAAACAACGCCGGCGCGAGGGTCCTcgaggcctccgccgccggcgacctcgccgACGCCCTCGCGCACGACGTCGCCGCCCACGTCAACCAGCTCTACCCCCAAGCCGACAAG GATCGTGTGGACGAGCCACTGTTGCAGGTGCAGCTGACGCGGTACACGTGCGGCGGGTTGGTGATCGGCGCGGTGAGCCACCACCAGGTCGCCGACGGCCAGTCCATGAGCGTCTTCTTCACCGAgtgggccgccgccgtgcgcaccgccggcgccgccctcccgaCGCCGTTCCTCGACCGGTcggccgtcgcggcgccgcgcatcccgccggcgccggcgttcgACCACCGGAACGTCGAGTTCAGGGGCGAGGGGAGCAGGAGCCACTCCTACGGCGCCCTCCCGCTGGAGAGGATGCGGAACCTCGCCGTCCACTTCCCGCCGGAGTTCGTCGCCGGCCTCAAGgcccgcgtcggcggcgcgcggtgcAGCACGTTCCAGTGCCTCCTGGCGCACGCGTGGAAGAAGATCACGGCGGCGCGCGACCTCTCGCCGAAGGAGTACACGCAGGTGAGGGTCGCCGTCAactgccgcggccgcgccggccCGGCGGTGCCCACGGACTACTTCGGCAACATGGTGCTCTGGGCGTTCCCGAGGATGCAGGTCCGCGACCTCCTCTCCGCCAGCTACGCCGCCGTGGTCGGCGTCATCCGCGACGCCGTGGCGCGCGTCGACGAGCGGTACATCCAGTCGTTCGTGGACTTCGGcgaggtggccgccggcgacgagctcgcgccgacggcggcggagccggGCACGGCGTTCTGCCCGGACCTGGAGGTCGACAGCTGGATAGGGTTCAGGTTCCACGACCTCGACTTCGGCGGCGGGCCGCCGTGCGCGTTCCTGCCGCCGGACGTGCCCATCGACGGGTTGCTCATCTTCGTGCCGTCGTGCGCGGCGAAGGGCGGCGTCGAGATGTTCATGGCGCTCGACGACCAGCACGTCGAGGCTTTGAGGCAGATTTGCTACTCCATGGACTGA